The sequence AAATGAATTGTTGGCGTCCTTTTTATTTCTCAGACCCAGGCTAGACTTACCTCACAGGCCGGTCGGGATGTACAgtatcactttgaaataattacAACTTGACTAAAAGCCAgagctttggtgccatcttacGGCATCCGAGAACATAACCGCAGGTGGCCAGAACTATATCTATTCCGCCAAGAGCAAACGGTGAACGGGAGGGGTACACTGTATAGTACTCGGGTACATCCGACAACCATGTTTGTGAGCCGCACAGTGAATTTGGATACTATGGCTACAACACTACCTGCGTGCGCGGGCGTGTGTCCGCATTCGTAGCcatttccatgtaagcctattaCGAGGGACCGCGTCATACCGCTAAGAGTTAATATTCCATCACAAGTCATTTTAATCTCCTTAAGAGAGAGGAGGGGGAACTCAAAGACAAGAAGGGCAAAAATAAAGGTGGGAAAAGTGAGAGGAGGaacattttaaaaggaaaagaGCACCAATaggaatttgtgtgtgtgtgtgtttaggggggggggggggtttggggagAGACATGTACTGTACAAATGCATTAGTGACAAAACTCAAACCCACAGTAGAAAAAGTAGTGCCGTCTCAAATGACCACTGAATGATAAGCAAattcaaaaataacaataatggaTTTAACTGAATCACTGCCGTTTTAGCAGCGGGTCATTTGAGAATGATGATGAGGAAAATAAGTCATGAAGCGGCAATGACAACTGAACGCTGCTGCGTCAGTGAGGATTGAAGGTTTCATGTCGAACGCTGACGGGGAAGTAACACAAAGCACTGGACGGGTTCAGCGTGAGCGGATTGTGcgcatttatgttgcatgtgggGACGCGCGCAAGTACAACTCCTGATGATCAAGGGGGTTTGAGATCTGTGAGCTATTGTATGCTTTTTGAGTGGTGGTGAATTACATATTCCAAAGGAAAAAGGGGTGCCTGTGTATGCGTGTCCACCAAATCCTGCCTTAGTTCCAACTGGCTGGCATCCATCGAACCCACTTGGGTAAGCTGTAATCTACTGGAGGCTTTGGCCTAAATTCTCAAGAAAGCCTGATTTTCTTGTTCAGCAGGGTGGGACGGGGTCAAATCTGGGGTGCGGCGGGAGGGCGCCTTGAGCCAGCTGGCTGAGCTCCGGAGAGTACCAGCCAAGGTCTGGGACCGAGCCACAGACAGCTGCCAGATTGCTTCATTCACAAAGCAGGGTGAGGCGGCCCGTGCTACGTCCGGGAGCGCTACCTCGCCGCCAGCGGCGAGAAAACCAATCTGAGGCTATTTGGATGGTGTTGGCACTCCACTAACTCAAGCGGGCTCTTCTGTAAGTTTTGGTGACGTTGCCTCATTACCTGTCCTTGCCATTCTGGATGCCCTGACCCAGCGtggctctctcagtcagagGAGAATTCCGACTGCGGCCAGTGCCAGTGGACAGGATGCTATTCTGCAAGGAGAAATAACAATTGGGAATAAATCAACAATCTGGAAAGATCTCTGAACGACAAATGTCACAGAGGTGGCCATGTTCTAAAGAAAGGTGCGCTGGTGTTCTtctgtcagaaaaataaaaacaaccaaagCAAATGTTCCTCATTAGGAAGGAAGTTCGTGCTCGGCCCTGTTGGAGTCACGTGCACGTTAATCAGGTGAATGAGTGACTAGCTTCCGCTGTGATCTTTGGACCACATCGTCAGATGAAATTCAGCCAACACCCGCATTTTCCAGATTTCCCCTCTCTCGTCAGTGAAGCACAGGGGAGCAATTCATTTGAGTACACAAGTGAATGGGTAATCTTGTGAAGATGTGGGATTTGGAAATAAGAAATGCACTGGAGCTCACGGTGGAGGGCGTGGCGCTCTTCTTGCGGTCAGAGGAGGCCAAGGGGCTGGCGGGCACCTTGGTAGAGGAGCTACCCGACGAGCCTTTCCTCCCGCAATCCTCTCCGGCGTTCCGGTTGTCTGCTTGCCCCCCTCTCTTTGAGTAGGAGGAGCCTGGACAGGAGATGAGAAATCGCAGTTAACATCTCCTCGGGGCAAAATCCTCAGATCCCGGCAATGCCCCGATCTGAATGTACGTAATCCCCTCATATCTTTTTCCAAGTTCTCTGGCCTCCGCTACGCCACACGGCAGTCTCACCCTGCTCAGTAGCTCTTCGGTTTTGGGGCTTCTGGTTGGATGACACACTGCGCTGTACCTGAGAAAGATGGGAAGGGCCATTGAGACAAGTTTGGGATTCAGCTTAGCACCCCAGCGTGCGGGTAAGCGTTTGTTGTAATTGTGATTATGAGTCTGCCGTCATCTCTGGCGGCCACTGGCAACAATAACGAGGCCACTAGTTAATAATAGTTCTCATTGTACCTTGTGCGGCGGGGAGGGGGCATTTATGTTGCTTACATCACTTCCGGGCCGAGGCTTGATGCCGCCCTCATCCAGCTGATgaacaaaagacacaaaataaCGTAGATATTTAACAGCCACATCAACACGGGTTACATTCCAGATATACCCATAAGAGGTAaaaacgatgaaaaaaaaaaatccccaacatactacttttttttttttttttttccaccaaataGTTCCCCCTCCCACAGCATTTCAACACATTTGAATGTGTAGAAACGTTTCTCCACAAAAACCGCAGTAAGGTGAACCACCATATTGCAGCTGAGACCTACCTCAGAGTTCCTATAGTCCAGTAGCAGATAGGTCGCCATCACGTCATTGTACTTCTGATTCACCAGTGAGTCCTGGATCTCCTCCTGAGAGAATCCCATCTGCAGCATAATGTCTGCACACAAGCAGCGTGCCCATTAGACTTCTGAACATATGACATAAATCGCCATTCGTGCATGGATGCGCATATGTACCTGTCCTCCTCGGGTCCTTATAATCTGGTTGCGGTTCAATGTAGGGTTTGAGTTCCTCTTCCTCGTGCCCTACATTCATCCATCGGTCCCTCATTATCTGCTGCTGGgagaaaaatcaaagaaaaaaaaaccccacaccaaTGGACACCTTGGCTAGGACCAtcatctttttgaaaaggattgGAGAGAACTGGGACGTGCTTGTGCGTGCGTGTACCTCAAGGCTGCCTCTTTTCGAGGGGTTGAGGATGAGGAACTTCTTCAGCAAGTTCTCACAATCAGTTGACATGTAGAACGGAATCCTGTATTTGCCACGCAGAACGCGCTCTCGGAGCTCCTGGAGACGGACGGGTGGGGCAGTGCTGAGTCATTTGATTTAGTTACGAGCCCCCCAAACTTACTGGCTACCGTGCTTTGCTTTGCGTCACGAGCAACTTTCAGATACGGCGCAAAGGAGAGTCAAacgcacaaatgcaaaatgaaagaaaagactCGCAAGGAGCCGGGCTCAGATGCTAAAACCACGTGGGAATCGGTCAAGTCAACTGATGTCACTCACTAgaccacaccccccccccccccaaaaaaaaaaaagaagcacatgTACATACAATGTAATGCAGTCTCTGACCTTCGGTCACTTTGGTCACTGGTGTATGGTTTTAtaattctattaaaaaaagaaacaaaaaataattgtgtttttttttttttttttttttttaagagggaaGATGAacgattaatggcatttcaattcatttcaactgGCAAAATTGATATGATAAATCGGCATAATAGCTTGAATTGTACTATtgtagggttaggttaggttgtCTGTTAAATAAATGGCAAGACAAGTGATATCGGTGTTGAACAAAACAGGACAGGGCGTGAGGCAGTGAAAAGGCAAACTTGCTAAACCTAGATACTTCACAGGAATGTTAATATCAACACCACATTTGGTATCAGATCGCCCACCCAAAATGTGTCTGCGCTTTCAGGATGCGTCATGCGGGTGCTGGCTGAATGCACAGCACGGTAGGTGGCGTTAAGAAAAGCAGTTTGTGCAAAGAACCGAGGCTTGATCACTTCTCGTCAAAATACCGTTCAAAATCCAGATACACAGTCGCCCTTGCTCAAACCGCCGCCGGGTAGAAGAAACACAAGTCGCAAAGGCAAAGACCGCAGCCGCCCACACTAAACCGTCAGCCGCTAAATTAAGACCTGGACGCACACACCTTGAGATTCTGTCCGTCGAAAGGCAGGGAGCCGCTCACGAGTGTGTAGAGGATGACGCCCAGGCTCCACACGTCCACCTCGGGCCCGTCGTACTTCTTGCCCTGGAAAAGCTCGGGAGCGGCGTACGGCGGGGAACCGCAGAACGTGTCCAGCTTGTTCCCCAGCGTGAACTCGTTGCTAAAGCCAAAGTCCGCTATCTTGATGTTCATGTCTGCATCCAGGAGCAGGTTCTCGGCCTGGGAACAGACAAAAAGGGGAAGAATTGAAATGGAAGTGGAAGATTTAGTCAACATTGGATAACTGAATCTTCCAACCGGAATGTCTGAAACATTGCTAGAAATATCAAGTCGCGGACAATGGGCCAAATCGGCGATGACACTTCTCCAAGCTTGAAATCAGTTACTGTGCATGTAGGCCCTGGTTGCCTAGCAACAGGTGCACTTTCCTTTTCACACGCTCTAAATATTTTGTACCTTGTGTGTGTATGATCTCAAGGCTTGCAGGGCTTACACGGAGACGGTGTAATGAAACCTACACTGCATTCATGATTCCGGTACAGGCTGTGACATTCAGACCGATTCGAAAATATAATAATCAATCTGCACCGGTGCTAAGCCTCTGACGTCCTTTTAGGGTTAGACATGCTGATCTGTGGGCGGAGTGCGGGATGGAACGCATTACGGCGACGGGTTCCGTCTGCCCTCCAGAAAGCTTTTTCGACTTTATAAGAAACGACCAGCAGTGGTAACACAGTTTGTGTATTACAGTACATGATAGACAGCTCATCgtcgtgcttgtgtgtgtgtgtgtgtgttgtcaccTTGAGGTCTCTGTGTACTATACACTTCTGATGGCAATACTGCACTGCTGACACAATCTGGGGAGTGAGAAAGTGAGCAAGGGACAGAgagcacaggaaaaaaaaaaagggttgcaTTATGCAAgaaaaacaattagaaagcAACTACAACAGTAACGAAGACctggatgactttttttctttattgctggTTCCGTATTTTTAAAGCTCTTGCCCGCTGACCCACTAAAAATATGGCTATGAGGAAAGAAACTACTTCACAGACGTCAGCAGTGCCAAATCACAAACCATGTAGCTCATGGTCACACTATATTTATTCAAACAGTCAAATACTCTGAACATTGCCAAATACATGATGCCCATTTACATATGACCAAAAGCAGTGATTTGTCACGatgttggaaacttttgacctgaGGTATGTGCTTCCAAgccccaaacattttttacagaGGTCATTCTCCTTCACTTATACAATGctacatgagaaaaataaaatgacacctTGCGAGGGTGCAAAAATTCCTTTGACAAAAGACATGGATCATAATGATAAATGGCTAATTGTTTCCAAACCTTTGGACTCAATAATTCTTTCTTCCGATACATGTGAACGCTGGGAAACTTTTTCCAAAGGTCTGTTTAGTATCGGGAAAAGTTAGGCAGAGCACAAACATACCTGTCGGAATTTGGCACGGGCTTCTTTCTCCTTCATCCTGCCATGAGCCACCAAGTAATCAAACACCTCGCCTACATGAGAAGTACACAATTAGGGCGTAATCGCACTCCTCCATCTCAACAAAAAGTTCCAAATATCACACGTTTACCTCCACTCGCGTACTCCATTACCAAGTACAAAGTCTTTTCGGTCTCGATCACCTCAAAAAGCTTAACTAATGGTGgaggagacaaaacaaaaaacaaaaccaaacaataacaacaaacgaAGAAACAATGAGTGGAGCCGTGACATTTGAAACGTGGCTCTCCTTCGGACTCACCGATGTTGGGGTGGTTTAACATCTTCATGATCCTCACCTCCCGGAAGAGCTGGCAAATAAGCCACACACAGTTGTGTCAGACACTCACTGGGCACGGGGGGCACTCCTGACTAAATAAACACCATTTGGGGGTCTGTATGCAAATGTCATACGCAAGTCTGCGTGTCGGAGGATATGCTACACATCAGGACTGGATTGTGGGGTGGGGGCTATACCCATACATTGTGTTATGGCGTACAGGAGAAATTAAAAACGTCCGTATTGCCATTGCTAAGCCAAAATACTACAAGAATCAAGTGGTGACACGCCTTTTGGGAAAACCGAGCATGCTTACCCTTTTGTGCAAATATATATGTGAACAGTGGCAGTTATGTGGCAAGCCAGGCCGAGCTTCTGCATTTCTATTTGTCTTGACGCAAACACACGGcaagaacgtgtgtgtgtgtgtgtgtgtgttcatgttaAGTGGACAGACCCCACCCAGCCGC comes from Syngnathoides biaculeatus isolate LvHL_M chromosome 21, ASM1980259v1, whole genome shotgun sequence and encodes:
- the mark2b gene encoding serine/threonine-protein kinase MARK2 isoform X5, giving the protein MSTRTPLGQVIENSSGQDSKSLSSRSSMPRCRNSLTTTTPDDQPHIGNYRLLKTIGKGNFAKVKLARHVLTGKEVAVKIIDKTQLNSSSLQKLFREVRIMKMLNHPNIVKLFEVIETEKTLYLVMEYASGGEVFDYLVAHGRMKEKEARAKFRQIVSAVQYCHQKCIVHRDLKAENLLLDADMNIKIADFGFSNEFTLGNKLDTFCGSPPYAAPELFQGKKYDGPEVDVWSLGVILYTLVSGSLPFDGQNLKELRERVLRGKYRIPFYMSTDCENLLKKFLILNPSKRGSLEQQIMRDRWMNVGHEEEELKPYIEPQPDYKDPRRTDIMLQMGFSQEEIQDSLVNQKYNDVMATYLLLDYRNSELDEGGIKPRPGSDVSNINAPSPPHKVQRSVSSNQKPQNRRATEQGSSYSKRGGQADNRNAGEDCGRKGSSGSSSTKVPASPLASSDRKKSATPSTNSILSTGTGRSRNSPLTERATLGQGIQNGKDSAPPQRAPGASPSAHNISSAAVTDRTNFSRGVGIRSTFHAGQQRGARDQQGSAYPGGPASPSLSHGNSQARRTHGATGIFSKFTSKFVRRNLSFRFPRRSMLSSTADKSEKTSGGVLSSSSNNDENNSSPGSGNTGGTGTPPAIAGQKDLAKPRSLRFTWSMKTTSSMEPTEMMREIRKVLDSNSCEYELRERYMLLCMSGNPARDDFVQWEMEVCKLPRLSLNGVRFKRISGTSIAFKNIASKIANELKL
- the mark2b gene encoding serine/threonine-protein kinase MARK2 isoform X6, which codes for MSTRTPLGQVIENSSGQDSKSLSSRSSMPRCRNSLTTTTPDDQPHIGNYRLLKTIGKGNFAKVKLARHVLTGKEVAVKIIDKTQLNSSSLQKLFREVRIMKMLNHPNIVKLFEVIETEKTLYLVMEYASGGEVFDYLVAHGRMKEKEARAKFRQIVSAVQYCHQKCIVHRDLKAENLLLDADMNIKIADFGFSNEFTLGNKLDTFCGSPPYAAPELFQGKKYDGPEVDVWSLGVILYTLVSGSLPFDGQNLKELRERVLRGKYRIPFYMSTDCENLLKKFLILNPSKRGSLEQIMRDRWMNVGHEEEELKPYIEPQPDYKDPRRTDIMLQMGFSQEEIQDSLVNQKYNDVMATYLLLDYRNSELDEGGIKPRPGSDVSNINAPSPPHKVQRSVSSNQKPQNRRATEQGSSYSKRGGQADNRNAGEDCGRKGSSGSSSTKVPASPLASSDRKKSATPSTNSILSTGTGRSRNSPLTERATLGQGIQNGKDSAPPQRAPGASPSAHNISSAAVTDRTNFSRGVGIRSTFHAGQQRGARDQQGSAYPGGPASPSLSHGNSQARRTHGATGIFSKFTSKFVRRNLSFRFPRRSMLSSTADKSEKTSGGVLSSSSNNDENNSSPGSGNTGGTGTPPAIAGQKDLAKPRSLRFTWSMKTTSSMEPTEMMREIRKVLDSNSCEYELRERYMLLCMSGNPARDDFVQWEMEVCKLPRLSLNGVRFKRISGTSIAFKNIASKIANELKL
- the mark2b gene encoding serine/threonine-protein kinase MARK2 isoform X2, which codes for MSTRTPLGQVIENSSGQDSKSLSSRSSMPRCRNSLTTTTPDDQPHIGNYRLLKTIGKGNFAKVKLARHVLTGKEVAVKIIDKTQLNSSSLQKLFREVRIMKMLNHPNIVKLFEVIETEKTLYLVMEYASGGEVFDYLVAHGRMKEKEARAKFRQIVSAVQYCHQKCIVHRDLKAENLLLDADMNIKIADFGFSNEFTLGNKLDTFCGSPPYAAPELFQGKKYDGPEVDVWSLGVILYTLVSGSLPFDGQNLKELRERVLRGKYRIPFYMSTDCENLLKKFLILNPSKRGSLEQIMRDRWMNVGHEEEELKPYIEPQPDYKDPRRTDIMLQMGFSQEEIQDSLVNQKYNDVMATYLLLDYRNSELDEGGIKPRPGSDVSNINAPSPPHKVQRSVSSNQKPQNRRATEQGSSYSKRGGQADNRNAGEDCGRKGSSGSSSTKVPASPLASSDRKKSATPSTNSILSTGTGRSRNSPLTERATLGQGIQNGKDSLNTPGSRASTASAAAVLSSSSSSSSSSSRPRHHKSLSSSNHPCPSDLHASRPSAPPQRAPGASPSAHNISSAAVTDRTNFSRGVGIRSTFHAGQQRGARDQQGSAYPGGPASPSLSHGNSQARRTHGATGIFSKFTSKFVRRNLSFRFPRRSMLSSTADKSEKTSGGVLSSSSNNDENNSSPGSGNTGGTGTPPAIAGQKDLAKPRSLRFTWSMKTTSSMEPTEMMREIRKVLDSNSCEYELRERYMLLCMSGNPARDDFVQWEMEVCKLPRLSLNGVRFKRISGTSIAFKNIASKIANELKL
- the mark2b gene encoding serine/threonine-protein kinase MARK2 isoform X3; this translates as MSTRTPLGQVIENSSGQDSKSLSSRSSMPRCRNSLTTTTPDDQPHIGNYRLLKTIGKGNFAKVKLARHVLTGKEVAVKIIDKTQLNSSSLQKLFREVRIMKMLNHPNIVKLFEVIETEKTLYLVMEYASGGEVFDYLVAHGRMKEKEARAKFRQIVSAVQYCHQKCIVHRDLKAENLLLDADMNIKIADFGFSNEFTLGNKLDTFCGSPPYAAPELFQGKKYDGPEVDVWSLGVILYTLVSGSLPFDGQNLKELRERVLRGKYRIPFYMSTDCENLLKKFLILNPSKRGSLEQQIMRDRWMNVGHEEEELKPYIEPQPDYKDPRRTDIMLQMGFSQEEIQDSLVNQKYNDVMATYLLLDYRNSELDEGGIKPRPGSDVSNINAPSPPHKVQRSVSSNQKPQNRRATEQGSSYSKRGGQADNRNAGEDCGRKGSSGSSSTKVPASPLASSDRKKSATPSTNSILSTGTGRSRNSPLTERATLGQGIQNGKDSLNTPGSRASTASAAAVLSSSSSSSSSSSRPRHHKSLSSSNHPCPSDLHASRPSAPPQRAPGASPSAHNISSAAVTDRTNFSRGVGIRSTFHAGQQRGARDQQGSAYPGGPASPSLSHGNSQARRTHGATGIFSKFTSKFVRRSMLSSTADKSEKTSGGVLSSSSNNDENNSSPGSGNTGGTGTPPAIAGQKDLAKPRSLRFTWSMKTTSSMEPTEMMREIRKVLDSNSCEYELRERYMLLCMSGNPARDDFVQWEMEVCKLPRLSLNGVRFKRISGTSIAFKNIASKIANELKL
- the mark2b gene encoding serine/threonine-protein kinase MARK2 isoform X1 — encoded protein: MSTRTPLGQVIENSSGQDSKSLSSRSSMPRCRNSLTTTTPDDQPHIGNYRLLKTIGKGNFAKVKLARHVLTGKEVAVKIIDKTQLNSSSLQKLFREVRIMKMLNHPNIVKLFEVIETEKTLYLVMEYASGGEVFDYLVAHGRMKEKEARAKFRQIVSAVQYCHQKCIVHRDLKAENLLLDADMNIKIADFGFSNEFTLGNKLDTFCGSPPYAAPELFQGKKYDGPEVDVWSLGVILYTLVSGSLPFDGQNLKELRERVLRGKYRIPFYMSTDCENLLKKFLILNPSKRGSLEQQIMRDRWMNVGHEEEELKPYIEPQPDYKDPRRTDIMLQMGFSQEEIQDSLVNQKYNDVMATYLLLDYRNSELDEGGIKPRPGSDVSNINAPSPPHKVQRSVSSNQKPQNRRATEQGSSYSKRGGQADNRNAGEDCGRKGSSGSSSTKVPASPLASSDRKKSATPSTNSILSTGTGRSRNSPLTERATLGQGIQNGKDSLNTPGSRASTASAAAVLSSSSSSSSSSSRPRHHKSLSSSNHPCPSDLHASRPSAPPQRAPGASPSAHNISSAAVTDRTNFSRGVGIRSTFHAGQQRGARDQQGSAYPGGPASPSLSHGNSQARRTHGATGIFSKFTSKFVRRNLSFRFPRRSMLSSTADKSEKTSGGVLSSSSNNDENNSSPGSGNTGGTGTPPAIAGQKDLAKPRSLRFTWSMKTTSSMEPTEMMREIRKVLDSNSCEYELRERYMLLCMSGNPARDDFVQWEMEVCKLPRLSLNGVRFKRISGTSIAFKNIASKIANELKL